From one uncultured Methanoregula sp. genomic stretch:
- a CDS encoding heavy metal translocating P-type ATPase: MPGPETKKAELKISGMHCATCAVTIEESLSRIPEVVQARVNFGTDTAHVEFMPEKISLGVLENAVKDAGYGVINREVTIKVGGMMCATCVETIESALKALPGVVAASINLGTENAYVTYNPSVSDIPDFKAAIEDAGYQFLGIAGEVSEEAERAARDADLHAKFMRFIIGFAVSIPLMLAMYIPLPVSMQNLAYLMLIIATPVFVYVAYPIFRAAYTALRNRSLSMDVMYAMGTGVVYGASVLGTFGIVLTQDYMFYDTAIMLAAFLMLGRFLEGRAKGRTSEAIRKLAGLRVKSATVLRDGVETDVALEEVIAGDRVIVRPGAKVPVDGLVISGESYVDESMITGESIPALRAPGSKVVGGTLNTNSVLTIEATKVGRDTMLAQIIRMVEEAQGSKPPVQRIADIAVSYFIPAVLLIAAGAFLLWYVVLHATLIFALSALISVLVVACPCALGLATPTAITVGVGRGAELGILIRNGEALEAAKSVTTILFDKTGTLTKGKPEVTDIVPAGITEETLLSIAASVEKDSEHPIAQAIVRKARFRNIRIEPVQNLNTIPGKGVSASYLGEPVLAGNRSLISDNGVQISALLEKQIADLEEKGKTTVIVATAGQPTGVIAVADTLKDTSREAVSRLSEMGLEIVMITGDNRRTAAAVAHDLGISRVIAGVLPADKEAEVTALQQQGKVVAFVGDGINDAPALAKADVGIAIGSGTDVAIESGDIVLIRDDLLDVVAALQLSKKVMGRIKANIFWAFAYNAALIPVAAGVLYPSFGISFRPELAALAMAASSVTVVSLSLLLKKYIPDAKRGR, translated from the coding sequence ATGCCCGGACCGGAGACTAAAAAAGCAGAACTCAAGATTTCAGGAATGCACTGTGCAACCTGTGCGGTAACAATCGAGGAATCCTTATCCCGGATACCGGAAGTTGTGCAGGCCCGGGTAAATTTCGGGACGGATACGGCTCATGTCGAGTTTATGCCGGAAAAAATCTCGCTTGGTGTTCTCGAGAACGCCGTGAAAGATGCCGGATACGGCGTCATCAACCGGGAAGTGACCATCAAAGTCGGGGGAATGATGTGTGCGACCTGTGTCGAGACCATCGAGAGCGCCCTGAAGGCACTCCCCGGTGTTGTAGCAGCCAGCATCAATCTGGGGACCGAAAACGCATATGTCACCTACAATCCTTCGGTCTCGGATATTCCGGATTTTAAAGCTGCCATCGAGGATGCCGGCTACCAGTTCCTGGGCATTGCCGGTGAGGTGAGCGAGGAGGCGGAACGCGCTGCACGGGACGCCGACCTCCATGCCAAATTCATGAGATTTATCATCGGGTTTGCGGTCAGCATCCCGCTCATGCTCGCCATGTACATCCCGCTCCCGGTATCCATGCAAAACCTGGCGTACCTGATGCTCATCATCGCCACACCGGTCTTTGTCTACGTGGCTTACCCGATCTTCCGGGCTGCATACACGGCGCTTCGCAACCGTTCCCTCTCAATGGATGTGATGTATGCGATGGGTACCGGCGTGGTATACGGGGCAAGTGTGCTTGGGACCTTCGGGATCGTCCTTACCCAGGATTACATGTTCTATGATACGGCGATAATGCTCGCCGCCTTCCTGATGCTCGGCCGGTTTCTTGAAGGACGTGCCAAAGGCCGGACTTCAGAAGCGATCCGGAAACTTGCCGGTCTCCGGGTAAAGAGCGCGACTGTTCTCCGCGACGGGGTGGAGACGGATGTCGCCCTTGAGGAAGTAATTGCCGGGGACCGGGTCATCGTCAGGCCCGGTGCAAAAGTGCCGGTCGACGGGCTGGTGATTTCCGGCGAGAGTTATGTCGATGAATCCATGATCACCGGCGAGTCCATTCCTGCGCTCAGGGCCCCGGGGAGCAAGGTCGTAGGCGGGACACTGAATACCAACAGCGTGCTCACCATTGAGGCAACGAAAGTGGGCAGGGACACGATGCTTGCCCAGATCATCCGGATGGTCGAGGAGGCGCAGGGTTCAAAACCCCCCGTGCAGCGGATTGCGGATATTGCCGTATCGTATTTTATCCCGGCAGTGCTGCTGATCGCTGCAGGAGCCTTCCTGCTGTGGTACGTTGTGCTCCACGCGACCCTCATCTTCGCACTCTCGGCACTCATCTCGGTCCTTGTCGTTGCCTGTCCCTGTGCTCTCGGGCTTGCCACGCCAACGGCGATCACGGTCGGCGTCGGGCGGGGTGCCGAACTGGGTATCCTGATCCGGAACGGGGAGGCACTCGAAGCTGCAAAGAGCGTCACAACCATACTCTTCGATAAAACCGGCACGCTCACCAAAGGAAAACCGGAAGTAACCGATATTGTCCCGGCCGGTATTACGGAAGAGACGCTCCTCTCCATTGCCGCAAGTGTTGAGAAAGATTCCGAACATCCCATTGCCCAGGCAATTGTCCGGAAAGCCAGGTTCCGCAATATCCGGATCGAGCCGGTCCAGAACCTGAACACCATTCCCGGAAAAGGAGTTTCCGCTTCTTACCTCGGGGAACCGGTCCTTGCAGGGAACCGCTCCCTGATCTCCGACAATGGCGTGCAGATTTCCGCATTGCTCGAGAAACAGATTGCAGATCTCGAGGAGAAGGGAAAGACCACGGTAATCGTGGCAACAGCCGGCCAGCCGACCGGGGTTATCGCCGTAGCGGATACGCTGAAGGATACCAGCCGCGAAGCCGTGTCCCGGCTCAGCGAGATGGGGCTTGAGATCGTCATGATAACCGGCGACAACCGCCGGACTGCTGCAGCGGTAGCACATGATCTTGGCATCAGCCGGGTGATCGCCGGGGTGCTTCCAGCGGACAAGGAAGCTGAGGTGACGGCGCTCCAGCAGCAGGGAAAGGTTGTCGCATTTGTCGGGGACGGGATTAACGATGCACCGGCTCTCGCAAAGGCCGACGTGGGAATAGCCATCGGCAGCGGTACGGACGTGGCGATCGAGAGCGGGGATATCGTTCTCATACGGGATGATCTTCTCGACGTGGTCGCAGCCCTCCAGCTCTCGAAAAAAGTGATGGGGCGGATCAAGGCAAACATCTTCTGGGCATTTGCCTACAATGCCGCGCTCATCCCGGTGGCGGCAGGGGTGCTCTACCCTTCGTTTGGCATCAGTTTCAGGCCGGAACTCGCGGCCCTTGCAATGGCGGCAAGCTCTGTTACGGTGGTTTCCCTCTCCCTGTTATTGAAAAAGTATATACCTGATGCAAAACGAGGCAGATAA
- a CDS encoding YHS domain-containing protein — protein MAIDPICKMTVDEKTAKFTSEYKGKKYYFCAPGCKKKFDADPQKYA, from the coding sequence ATGGCAATCGATCCCATCTGCAAGATGACCGTTGACGAGAAGACCGCGAAATTTACCAGTGAATACAAGGGGAAGAAGTATTATTTCTGCGCCCCGGGCTGCAAGAAGAAATTCGATGCGGACCCCCAGAAGTACGCGTAA
- a CDS encoding DUF5698 domain-containing protein produces MAFFIISPEIYSWVILPLLIFLARIGDVSMETIRVIYISKGIKYLAPIIAFFEIVIWLLAMEVVMSDLANIANFLAYAFGFAMGTYIGLVIEEKLSIGMVIMRIITTNDSTDEIISFLEAENYGITSLDATGSRGNVKMIITLVNRADVPAITNHLQTTNPQAFFSIEDIRYVNQGVFRPKKQNTITGWFHSITRSPKKK; encoded by the coding sequence ATGGCGTTTTTCATCATCAGTCCGGAAATTTATTCCTGGGTCATCCTTCCGCTCCTCATCTTTCTTGCCCGCATCGGCGATGTGAGCATGGAGACTATCCGGGTCATCTATATCTCAAAAGGGATCAAGTACCTTGCCCCGATCATAGCGTTCTTCGAGATCGTGATCTGGCTGCTTGCCATGGAAGTTGTCATGAGCGATCTGGCGAATATCGCCAACTTCCTCGCTTACGCATTTGGTTTTGCCATGGGAACGTACATCGGTCTCGTCATCGAAGAAAAGCTCTCGATCGGCATGGTCATCATGCGGATTATCACGACCAATGATTCCACGGATGAGATCATCTCCTTCCTGGAAGCGGAAAATTATGGGATTACAAGCCTGGATGCCACCGGTTCACGGGGCAACGTCAAGATGATCATTACTCTTGTGAACCGTGCGGATGTCCCGGCAATCACGAACCATCTCCAGACCACAAACCCGCAGGCATTCTTCTCCATCGAGGATATACGGTACGTAAACCAGGGGGTATTCCGGCCAAAGAAACAAAATACGATCACCGGCTGGTTCCATTCGATCACGCGGTCCCCGAAAAAGAAATAA